One stretch of Chryseobacterium indologenes DNA includes these proteins:
- a CDS encoding PLP-dependent aminotransferase family protein, which translates to MKTYKYEAFTLIIEEQIRNGILQVGDKLSSIREIKEKYNLSISSVQSGFEYLMIKGLIVNRPRSGYFVAPKREENIPETRVKLPPVVRDEVFMKNILLTSKRISESSSFNTAVPDDLLIPQKLLLRTMQEIIREKGASLLRYYPSNGLEALRKQIAKQMGIYGCRFNPDELIITDGALQALTIALSSITKAGDVVAVDSPCVFSILEVIANLDLKVIEIPVHYRNGFDTEYFRKVCAENDIRALVITPNFHNPTGIMMSDETKKEMLEIAEDHQLCIIENDMYSDLYFEEKRPSCIKSFDEKGRVIMYSSYSKTLAPGIRLGWLYAGQFYAKAERAKFVLGRSVSPLYQELILRLLQGSSYERHLRQFRKKINQHAMQLLEVLRISFPAGSYFHRPQGGYSIWAQLPENIDMKKFYKYCEAKKILFTPGSTFSLTDNYDHHFRVVFTERITPESLHSLKETGKKTCEFILRGN; encoded by the coding sequence ATGAAAACCTACAAATACGAAGCTTTTACATTAATTATTGAAGAACAGATCCGGAATGGCATTTTACAGGTTGGGGATAAGCTGTCTTCTATCCGGGAAATCAAAGAGAAATATAATCTGAGCATAAGTTCAGTACAAAGCGGATTCGAATATCTGATGATTAAGGGGTTGATTGTAAATAGACCTCGCTCAGGCTATTTTGTAGCCCCCAAAAGAGAAGAAAATATCCCTGAAACCAGGGTAAAGCTTCCCCCGGTGGTTCGTGATGAAGTATTTATGAAGAATATACTGCTGACCTCCAAAAGGATTTCAGAATCTAGTTCCTTTAATACTGCTGTACCGGATGATCTTCTGATTCCTCAAAAACTTCTCTTAAGAACTATGCAGGAAATCATCCGTGAAAAAGGAGCTTCTCTGTTAAGATATTATCCATCCAATGGCCTTGAAGCATTGAGAAAACAGATCGCTAAGCAAATGGGGATCTATGGATGCAGGTTCAATCCTGATGAATTGATTATCACAGATGGCGCCCTGCAGGCACTAACAATTGCATTAAGTTCTATAACCAAGGCTGGAGATGTTGTCGCAGTAGATAGCCCCTGTGTATTTTCCATATTAGAAGTGATTGCCAATCTGGATTTGAAGGTTATTGAGATCCCTGTTCATTACCGAAATGGCTTTGATACAGAATATTTCAGGAAAGTTTGTGCCGAAAACGATATCCGGGCCCTTGTTATTACACCGAATTTTCATAATCCAACAGGTATCATGATGAGTGATGAAACCAAAAAGGAGATGTTGGAGATCGCAGAAGATCACCAACTATGTATTATCGAAAATGACATGTATTCTGACCTCTATTTTGAAGAAAAGAGGCCATCCTGTATTAAAAGTTTTGATGAAAAAGGACGGGTGATAATGTATTCTTCATATTCAAAAACATTGGCTCCCGGCATTCGTTTAGGTTGGTTATATGCCGGACAGTTTTATGCAAAGGCAGAAAGAGCAAAGTTTGTTCTGGGGCGATCTGTATCTCCGCTTTATCAGGAGTTGATATTGAGGCTTTTACAAGGGAGTAGTTATGAAAGACATCTCCGCCAATTTCGAAAAAAAATCAATCAACATGCCATGCAGCTGCTTGAAGTTCTAAGAATATCGTTTCCGGCAGGATCTTATTTTCATCGGCCCCAAGGTGGGTATAGTATCTGGGCACAACTGCCGGAAAATATAGATATGAAGAAATTTTATAAGTATTGTGAAGCAAAGAAGATTTTATTTACACCCGGAAGCACATTTTCACTGACAGATAACTATGATCACCACTTTAGGGTAGTTTTTACAGAAAGAATAACTCCTGAAAGTCTTCATTCATTAAAGGAAACAGGAAAGAAAACTTGTGAGTTTATTCTACGCGGAAACTAA
- a CDS encoding carboxypeptidase-like regulatory domain-containing protein, whose product MMKHSYLLFILIFNFLSAQKLQVLDSENGKPIPNARILLSNQIVYTNEEGFAPVGQSSANFEISASGFQKTTVQTFYSPVKLKRGYKKIDEIKLIKVDLKKIFEDVARNYKKRYYNEPSLYDVTYKEKRIDNNQIHFLAIAETKLWSKTNFYNRNKSFDNTLQMQLNNVKYFKDLKSDSIFVKGIKKFSDEYMGNYFFNFELNRALGHIKNKASKYSGWMFFEQGDEQSITFNIKSGLGIEMEGEMKYNKADKVITYFEIHYLQDQYPMVKRRTGEGEEFDYQLGNAVLVFDFYKNSGAYVPAMSKIEGNKYVAYYKGVKHERKIIRELIYNTFKKSDEKGLTPRVDFNKDIWDNTLVKENKNNTILLTREEQAFIDRSLPDFISK is encoded by the coding sequence ATGATGAAACATTCTTATTTGTTGTTTATTCTGATTTTTAATTTTTTGTCAGCCCAAAAACTTCAGGTATTGGATTCTGAAAATGGAAAACCGATTCCTAATGCAAGAATTCTTTTATCCAATCAGATTGTTTATACTAATGAAGAAGGTTTTGCACCTGTGGGCCAAAGCTCTGCAAATTTTGAAATTTCAGCATCAGGATTTCAAAAGACCACTGTTCAGACATTTTATTCTCCGGTAAAACTGAAAAGAGGATATAAAAAAATTGATGAAATAAAACTCATAAAAGTAGATCTGAAAAAAATCTTTGAAGACGTTGCCCGCAACTATAAAAAAAGATATTATAATGAACCCTCACTTTATGATGTCACTTATAAAGAAAAAAGGATTGATAATAACCAGATCCATTTTTTAGCCATTGCAGAAACAAAGCTATGGAGTAAAACTAATTTTTACAACCGTAATAAATCTTTTGATAATACACTTCAAATGCAGTTGAATAATGTGAAATATTTTAAAGATCTAAAATCGGACAGTATTTTTGTAAAGGGAATCAAGAAATTCTCTGATGAATATATGGGAAATTATTTCTTCAATTTTGAATTGAACAGGGCCTTGGGCCATATAAAGAATAAGGCATCAAAATATTCCGGATGGATGTTTTTTGAACAGGGTGATGAACAATCAATTACATTTAATATAAAGTCAGGGTTAGGAATTGAAATGGAAGGAGAAATGAAATATAATAAGGCTGATAAGGTAATTACCTATTTTGAAATTCATTATTTACAGGATCAATATCCAATGGTTAAGAGGAGAACGGGAGAAGGGGAGGAATTTGATTATCAGCTTGGGAATGCAGTACTTGTTTTTGACTTTTATAAAAATTCGGGAGCGTATGTTCCTGCTATGAGCAAGATTGAAGGCAATAAATATGTGGCTTATTATAAAGGGGTTAAACATGAACGGAAAATCATCAGAGAACTTATTTATAATACCTTTAAGAAATCAGATGAAAAAGGATTAACTCCTAGAGTAGATTTTAATAAAGATATCTGGGATAATACCTTGGTAAAGGAAAATAAAAACAATACCATTCTACTTACCAGGGAGGAACAGGCTTTTATTGACAGAAGCTTACCGGATTTCATATCAAAATAG
- a CDS encoding histone H1, producing MKELIEKINAEFEAFTTEANQQAEKGNKAAGTRARKAALELSKLFKDFRKVSVEESKK from the coding sequence ATGAAAGAACTAATTGAAAAAATCAACGCAGAATTTGAAGCGTTCACAACAGAGGCAAACCAACAAGCGGAAAAAGGAAACAAAGCAGCTGGTACAAGAGCTCGTAAAGCAGCTTTAGAATTAAGCAAATTGTTCAAGGATTTCAGAAAAGTTTCTGTAGAAGAATCTAAGAAGTAA
- a CDS encoding HAD family hydrolase → MNYKNLIFDLDGTLWDSRATIIKIWNDVLNKHQLIQQELKPDDMNQYMGLLAHDILKDMLPGVSDQQIQELLSEVVARENEVLGIQGGILYPGVEETLKSLANTHNLFIVSNCQDGYIESFLEYYRFEALFVDFESHGRTQKTKSENIRLLMERNGLSTENSVYVGDTQTDYDSATSNNLPFIFCEYGFGKLSKKHETQISVFFDLKKYI, encoded by the coding sequence TTGAATTATAAAAATTTAATTTTCGATCTGGATGGAACCTTGTGGGATTCCAGAGCAACGATTATCAAAATTTGGAATGATGTTCTAAATAAGCATCAATTGATACAACAGGAACTGAAACCTGACGATATGAATCAGTACATGGGTTTATTGGCTCATGATATTCTGAAGGACATGCTTCCCGGGGTTTCGGACCAGCAGATTCAGGAGCTTCTTTCAGAAGTTGTAGCCCGGGAAAATGAAGTATTAGGAATACAAGGCGGTATTCTTTATCCCGGTGTTGAAGAAACGTTGAAAAGCCTTGCCAATACTCACAATCTTTTCATTGTAAGCAATTGTCAGGACGGTTATATTGAATCTTTTTTGGAATACTATCGATTTGAAGCTCTTTTTGTAGATTTTGAATCTCATGGGCGAACTCAAAAAACAAAGTCAGAAAATATCCGACTTCTCATGGAAAGAAATGGCTTATCCACCGAAAATTCCGTGTACGTTGGAGACACTCAGACAGATTATGATTCTGCCACTTCCAATAATTTACCATTTATCTTCTGTGAATATGGTTTTGGAAAGCTTTCCAAAAAGCATGAAACTCAGATCTCGGTATTCTTTGATTTAAAAAAGTATATTTAA
- a CDS encoding M23 family metallopeptidase → MAKLTITGSTQPVVGNTEAYSLSVFDNLVSSNSFSFPPPKVEWSIHVKDRKGWRITHGNAKVGENIMYKFTHKSLKYKALRIEVTRGKDKGELYIKPQPAVEAKILRVDLLDINSQRLQKGKQLHYKDTLIAKAHCVGMFGHKVSFTLWEDDAIGEGHDPVINMMNRINPVPLIGEVDHEGIAKVVFRLPSYTMAVQIANAQVARGDKSEGKTHEYYVTAEMVSKHILKASPNVNVANPSHIPEPPKKPKPEETDPAYKKSSGASQNKVAKPYKPKPKTETPKFPQTPAAKKQADPEGKILNAEFTDGTGKPLRSAKTGDIVSIKISSQNMKGKNVKVRIWEEDFSRYSNDLIYEVSVRLNYNTINFINGVVLTKDMYTKSNDWGEGNEREYFIEVERLNTSVTSQVIPVNPDAEPVKVDANDSPAVIKEKKEEKKTCICEESKLYWGKHFTCLECKKIIEISKRLLCDPNHLTSAMALETGGKFDPSLVNDLGYTGLVQIGSDAAHDINRRKGTNIEAGKKGNLKNMNKFEQLTYVEYYLEPFRAKLNTLVDFYLAILMPIDCGKGTQDNHVVFDKNLILDYNSKGDVIKNTKWIRKKGYAKNPVFHKEGSEEDGKTYVWEIAKEIEGWYRKGALNKAIDFQCQKDHEHKIENTKDSKWHDPIDNPEIALFNFSGIEKPKGSSFGLVRTRPNGTLKNHQGLDIFAPKGTPVKACLKGTVVLVSENAGAFGKLVVIEVDKGDLDKARMDYKLQYQGEKEKGPSFGDSDKRFLRYGHLSEISVENKQEVTAGMEIGKSGNTGNASKQNIKARHLHFEITDEKTAGEGLNNRENPAFYVRLKAPNKNRQENNKR, encoded by the coding sequence ATGGCAAAATTGACTATTACAGGTAGTACTCAACCTGTTGTTGGAAATACAGAAGCGTATTCACTTTCGGTCTTTGATAACCTGGTGTCTTCTAATTCTTTTTCGTTTCCACCTCCCAAAGTAGAATGGAGCATTCATGTAAAGGATCGGAAAGGATGGCGGATTACTCATGGAAATGCAAAAGTAGGGGAGAATATAATGTATAAATTTACTCATAAAAGCTTAAAATATAAGGCTTTAAGAATTGAGGTAACGAGAGGGAAGGACAAAGGTGAGCTGTACATAAAGCCACAGCCAGCTGTGGAAGCTAAAATACTCCGTGTCGATTTATTAGACATTAATTCTCAACGTTTGCAGAAAGGAAAGCAGCTTCATTATAAAGATACTTTAATAGCTAAGGCTCATTGTGTGGGAATGTTCGGGCATAAAGTTTCTTTTACCTTATGGGAAGATGATGCGATAGGCGAGGGGCATGATCCGGTCATTAATATGATGAACAGGATCAACCCAGTACCTCTTATAGGGGAAGTGGATCATGAAGGAATTGCTAAAGTGGTTTTCAGGCTGCCCAGCTATACTATGGCGGTTCAGATTGCGAATGCTCAGGTAGCCAGAGGAGATAAAAGTGAAGGAAAAACCCATGAATATTATGTGACGGCGGAAATGGTTTCCAAACATATCCTCAAGGCTAGTCCCAATGTAAATGTTGCCAATCCTTCTCATATTCCTGAACCTCCAAAAAAGCCAAAACCAGAAGAAACCGATCCTGCTTATAAGAAATCTTCTGGTGCTTCCCAAAATAAAGTAGCAAAACCGTATAAGCCCAAACCTAAAACAGAAACCCCCAAGTTTCCACAAACTCCGGCAGCGAAAAAACAGGCTGATCCTGAAGGAAAAATATTGAATGCAGAATTTACAGATGGTACGGGAAAACCATTAAGAAGCGCTAAAACTGGGGATATTGTCTCTATTAAGATCAGCAGCCAGAATATGAAAGGAAAAAATGTAAAGGTCCGGATCTGGGAAGAGGATTTTTCACGCTATAGCAATGATCTGATATATGAAGTATCGGTAAGGTTAAATTACAATACTATAAATTTTATCAATGGTGTCGTCTTAACAAAAGATATGTATACCAAAAGCAACGATTGGGGTGAAGGTAATGAACGGGAATACTTCATAGAAGTAGAGCGCCTGAATACTTCAGTAACCTCTCAGGTCATTCCGGTAAACCCGGATGCTGAACCAGTGAAAGTGGATGCTAATGATTCTCCTGCGGTGATTAAAGAGAAGAAAGAAGAAAAGAAAACATGTATTTGTGAAGAAAGTAAATTGTATTGGGGCAAACATTTTACATGTCTGGAGTGCAAGAAAATCATAGAAATTTCAAAACGGTTGTTATGTGATCCAAATCATTTGACTTCTGCTATGGCATTGGAAACAGGAGGTAAGTTTGATCCAAGTTTGGTTAATGATTTAGGATATACAGGTTTAGTTCAAATTGGAAGTGATGCTGCACATGATATTAATAGAAGAAAAGGGACAAATATAGAAGCTGGTAAGAAAGGGAATCTAAAAAATATGAACAAGTTTGAACAGCTTACTTATGTAGAGTATTATCTTGAGCCTTTTAGAGCAAAATTAAACACTCTGGTTGATTTTTATTTAGCAATCTTAATGCCCATTGATTGCGGAAAAGGAACTCAAGATAATCATGTTGTATTCGATAAAAATTTAATTCTAGACTATAATTCTAAAGGAGATGTTATTAAAAATACTAAATGGATAAGAAAAAAAGGTTATGCTAAAAATCCTGTTTTTCACAAAGAAGGAAGCGAAGAAGATGGGAAAACGTATGTATGGGAAATAGCTAAAGAAATAGAAGGGTGGTATAGAAAAGGAGCGCTTAATAAAGCCATCGATTTTCAATGTCAAAAAGATCACGAACATAAAATTGAAAATACAAAAGATTCTAAATGGCACGATCCTATTGATAATCCAGAAATAGCATTGTTTAATTTCAGCGGAATTGAAAAACCTAAAGGATCTTCTTTTGGTCTTGTTAGAACACGTCCGAATGGAACACTAAAAAACCATCAAGGCTTAGATATTTTTGCACCAAAAGGAACTCCAGTAAAAGCTTGTTTAAAAGGAACTGTTGTTTTGGTCTCAGAAAATGCAGGTGCATTTGGGAAGCTTGTTGTAATAGAAGTAGATAAGGGTGATTTAGATAAAGCAAGAATGGATTATAAATTACAATATCAAGGTGAAAAAGAAAAGGGACCTAGCTTTGGGGATTCTGATAAGCGTTTTTTAAGATATGGACATCTCAGTGAAATAAGTGTGGAAAATAAGCAGGAAGTAACAGCAGGTATGGAAATTGGAAAAAGTGGGAATACTGGTAATGCATCTAAACAAAATATCAAGGCAAGACATTTACATTTTGAAATTACTGATGAAAAGACTGCAGGTGAAGGTCTAAATAATAGAGAAAACCCTGCATTTTATGTAAGGCTTAAGGCTCCTAATAAAAATAGACAAGAAAATAATAAAAGATGA
- a CDS encoding helix-turn-helix domain-containing protein, translating into MSDQLETIKDYYKRTRRNILEISDADLETGKTHFNIIPRKYCSFKSPYNRRDYYKICFIIGKGTAHYGTHTLYVDRPALFFPSPNIPYTWECEDDFQEGFSCLFNQEFFNVNSEFNLFKKTSLFKEWSKPFIFLDEEQIKLASMYFEQMYKLNHSTYPFRCSGIKSNLASVLHLALENRVEDVSLNELPANVRLYRLFDELLNKQFPLDSPAYPLELKTASDFADHLNVHVNHLNSSVKSVTNLTTTQIIKEKIFEESKNLLKYTNWDIAQVGYTLGFEQPSHFNNFFKKHAQTSPLKFKNAF; encoded by the coding sequence ATGAGTGATCAACTGGAAACCATCAAAGACTACTACAAACGCACCCGCAGAAATATTCTTGAAATATCCGATGCAGATCTTGAGACCGGAAAAACCCATTTTAATATTATTCCGCGGAAGTATTGCAGTTTTAAAAGTCCCTATAACCGACGTGATTATTACAAAATCTGTTTTATTATAGGAAAAGGAACCGCTCATTACGGAACCCACACCCTCTATGTGGACCGCCCGGCTCTCTTCTTTCCATCTCCCAATATTCCTTACACATGGGAATGTGAAGATGATTTTCAGGAAGGATTTTCCTGTTTGTTCAATCAGGAATTTTTTAATGTCAATTCAGAGTTTAATTTGTTTAAAAAAACCTCATTATTTAAAGAATGGAGCAAACCTTTTATATTCCTGGATGAGGAACAGATTAAGCTGGCTTCGATGTATTTTGAGCAGATGTACAAACTCAATCATTCCACTTACCCTTTCCGTTGCAGTGGAATTAAGAGTAATCTGGCCTCTGTTTTACACCTTGCCCTCGAAAACCGTGTTGAAGATGTAAGTCTCAATGAACTTCCTGCTAATGTCCGACTTTACAGGCTGTTTGATGAACTTCTGAACAAGCAGTTCCCGTTGGATTCACCAGCCTATCCTTTAGAGTTAAAAACCGCTTCTGATTTTGCAGATCATCTGAATGTGCATGTTAACCATTTAAACTCATCTGTAAAATCAGTTACCAACCTTACTACCACGCAAATTATTAAGGAAAAAATCTTTGAGGAATCTAAAAATCTCCTGAAATATACGAATTGGGATATTGCTCAGGTGGGCTACACCCTTGGTTTTGAGCAACCGTCTCATTTCAATAATTTCTTTAAAAAGCATGCTCAGACTTCTCCTTTGAAATTTAAGAACGCTTTTTAA
- a CDS encoding DUF4280 domain-containing protein, whose protein sequence is MSENLSAHDGKHFVVQKGKASCNQGDLFPQFKVNSHQKHYWNHHEGRVDYLAVTEEDVQFKPSGPSFGKCRLKPTSGGYLPCAYAPSGKWKKVYGKVKIMGKSCLSEISELSCITGGIITVKEHGQSSIMNRQNITLTDPQSYHLINPFMDLKESQEELEEPDPIYE, encoded by the coding sequence ATGTCAGAAAATTTATCAGCACACGATGGGAAGCATTTTGTCGTCCAAAAAGGCAAAGCCAGCTGCAATCAGGGAGATTTATTCCCTCAGTTTAAAGTAAACTCTCACCAAAAGCATTATTGGAATCATCATGAAGGTAGGGTAGATTATCTTGCGGTAACAGAAGAAGATGTACAGTTTAAACCTTCCGGACCAAGTTTTGGGAAATGCAGATTAAAACCCACATCAGGTGGATATTTACCCTGTGCATACGCTCCTTCCGGAAAATGGAAGAAGGTGTATGGAAAGGTGAAAATTATGGGTAAAAGCTGCCTTTCTGAAATCTCTGAACTGAGTTGCATCACTGGAGGAATCATTACTGTGAAAGAACACGGCCAGAGTTCAATTATGAATCGACAAAATATAACGTTGACTGACCCTCAAAGTTATCATCTTATTAATCCGTTTATGGATTTAAAAGAATCACAGGAAGAACTGGAAGAACCCGATCCGATTTATGAATAA
- a CDS encoding M28 family peptidase: MRINRFFAVPAVMLAAQFSWAQVKVDPKENLNPIIKSIVDEVNNNSQLEGMAYELLDGIGPRLVGTPEMLAANEWSAGKLRSWGIDANLQQFGTWKGWQRGTTHVDMVFPRVKSLSATQLAWSPATKKAVEAEVIILPKVSSKAEFDKWLPAAKGKIVLIAQYQKIGRSDEQIKEFATPELYEKLKAEKDQAAKDFAAYVKNIGYDNNTLPEALENAGAVGVVISNWTGIMGANRIFGAKTSRIPMIDIDVEDYGMLYRMAENGAQPKIKIDAQSKVLPEAKSFNTIGMIKGKEKPDEYVILSAHLDSWDGAQGATDNGTGTITMLETIRILKKYYPNNKRTIVIGLWGSEEQGLNGSRGFVADNPQIIKGTQAAFNQDNGTGRVVNISGQGFVKAYDYIGKWLDGVPKAVRSHIKTDFPGMPGGGGSDHASFVAAGVPGFSLGSLNWGYFGYTWHTTKDTYDKIVFDEVKNNVILTAALAYMASEDPEFTNREKRVMPKDDKGNLVQWPEAKEPKRSSKDYK, from the coding sequence ATGAGGATAAATAGATTTTTTGCAGTACCGGCTGTCATGTTGGCTGCCCAATTTTCATGGGCTCAAGTAAAAGTAGACCCAAAAGAGAACCTAAACCCAATCATAAAAAGCATTGTAGATGAAGTTAATAACAATTCCCAGCTTGAAGGGATGGCGTATGAGCTTCTGGATGGGATAGGACCACGTCTTGTGGGAACTCCGGAAATGCTTGCTGCTAATGAATGGAGTGCCGGAAAGCTTCGCTCATGGGGTATTGATGCAAATCTTCAGCAATTTGGAACCTGGAAAGGCTGGCAGAGGGGAACTACCCATGTTGATATGGTATTTCCAAGGGTAAAATCTTTGTCAGCAACACAGTTGGCGTGGAGCCCTGCTACCAAAAAAGCAGTTGAAGCAGAGGTTATCATTCTTCCTAAAGTGTCATCTAAGGCAGAATTTGATAAATGGCTTCCTGCTGCAAAAGGAAAGATTGTATTAATAGCTCAATATCAGAAGATTGGACGGTCTGATGAACAGATCAAGGAGTTTGCCACCCCTGAGCTGTATGAAAAACTTAAGGCGGAAAAAGATCAGGCAGCCAAAGACTTTGCAGCGTATGTGAAGAATATTGGATATGATAACAATACTCTTCCTGAAGCATTGGAAAATGCCGGAGCAGTAGGAGTTGTTATTTCAAACTGGACTGGAATTATGGGGGCAAACAGGATTTTCGGGGCAAAAACAAGTAGAATTCCAATGATAGATATTGATGTGGAAGACTACGGAATGCTTTATAGAATGGCTGAGAACGGAGCTCAGCCTAAGATTAAAATCGATGCCCAGTCTAAAGTACTTCCTGAGGCAAAAAGCTTTAATACAATCGGGATGATTAAAGGGAAAGAAAAACCGGACGAGTATGTTATTCTTTCTGCCCACCTTGATTCGTGGGACGGTGCGCAGGGAGCTACAGACAATGGAACGGGAACGATTACCATGCTAGAAACCATCAGAATTCTTAAAAAATATTATCCTAATAATAAAAGAACAATTGTAATCGGGCTTTGGGGAAGTGAAGAGCAAGGGTTGAATGGTTCAAGAGGCTTTGTAGCAGATAATCCTCAAATTATAAAAGGAACACAGGCCGCATTCAATCAGGATAATGGTACCGGACGTGTTGTCAACATCAGTGGTCAGGGGTTTGTAAAAGCGTATGACTATATCGGGAAATGGCTTGATGGAGTTCCAAAAGCAGTAAGAAGCCACATTAAAACCGATTTCCCTGGAATGCCTGGCGGTGGAGGGTCTGATCATGCTTCTTTTGTAGCAGCAGGAGTACCCGGATTTTCATTGGGCTCTTTGAACTGGGGCTATTTTGGATATACATGGCATACGACAAAAGATACCTATGACAAAATCGTTTTTGATGAGGTGAAAAATAATGTGATCTTAACAGCAGCATTGGCTTATATGGCTTCTGAAGATCCTGAATTCACCAACAGAGAAAAAAGGGTAATGCCTAAAGACGATAAAGGGAACCTGGTACAGTGGCCGGAAGCAAAAGAACCTAAAAGAAGTTCTAAAGATTATAAATAA
- a CDS encoding M1 family aminopeptidase, translating to MFKKLLFLAFILPIIAYSQHKVSYKIYYDEDLAKNGLKVQVDYKLKKATDTLSFYYANENWGENDLFKNLILLKEENPDIIFEIIPESNKIKILKKKGTEFSLIYHIRQDFTDPNHKIFNRPRINNTFFHILGKNLFMVPFSFTKMPDEQEFEFSVEWLNFPEKFKLHNNFASQAYRQKIKTTLWYGFYNSLFIGGDYRFYSFTIKDKPIYFALRDEWNNGFTDDFLFSNLKKAIQSQRDFWQDYDQDYFTITMTPTVSQKDSLYKGYSTTGSAIKNAFMIQGTNNPFNDKKSYLYLFHHELMHEWIGNKIQNKHEELNYWFSEGFTDYYTYKNRLRIKDISIDEWQKLFNTEVIKSHWKNPEKNIPNYKIKDDFWKSRNTEKVPYRRGAIFAFWLDNQLMLKTNYQKSLDDLMRELLKTCTEKKVKFTDELFLDLVQKYLEQDISYFFQKHIISGQDIDLTKEKWIDGFSFLIADGIPQLEIDKTKNLRYTIK from the coding sequence ATGTTCAAAAAATTACTTTTTCTGGCATTTATACTTCCTATCATTGCTTACTCTCAACATAAAGTCAGCTATAAAATTTATTATGATGAGGATCTTGCAAAGAATGGCTTAAAAGTGCAGGTGGATTATAAATTAAAAAAAGCCACAGATACCTTGTCCTTCTATTATGCTAACGAAAATTGGGGTGAGAACGATCTTTTCAAAAATCTTATCCTGTTAAAGGAAGAAAATCCTGATATTATCTTTGAAATTATACCTGAAAGCAACAAAATAAAGATTCTGAAGAAAAAAGGAACTGAGTTTTCCCTCATCTATCATATCAGACAAGATTTTACAGATCCTAATCACAAGATATTTAACCGTCCGAGAATCAATAATACATTCTTTCATATTTTGGGTAAGAATCTTTTCATGGTTCCATTCTCTTTTACAAAAATGCCGGATGAACAGGAATTTGAATTCTCTGTTGAATGGCTGAATTTCCCGGAAAAATTTAAGCTTCATAATAATTTTGCTTCTCAAGCTTACAGACAGAAAATAAAGACAACTCTTTGGTATGGGTTTTATAATTCCTTGTTTATAGGAGGCGATTACAGGTTTTATTCTTTTACAATAAAGGATAAACCCATCTATTTTGCTTTGAGGGATGAGTGGAACAACGGTTTCACAGATGATTTTTTATTTTCCAACCTAAAAAAAGCCATCCAGTCTCAAAGGGATTTTTGGCAAGACTACGACCAGGATTATTTTACCATTACCATGACTCCCACTGTTTCTCAAAAAGACAGTTTATATAAAGGTTATAGCACTACAGGTTCGGCGATCAAAAATGCATTTATGATCCAGGGAACCAACAATCCTTTTAATGATAAGAAATCATACCTGTATCTCTTTCATCATGAATTAATGCATGAATGGATCGGAAATAAAATTCAAAACAAGCATGAGGAGCTGAACTATTGGTTCAGCGAAGGTTTTACAGATTATTATACGTATAAAAACAGGTTAAGAATAAAAGATATCTCAATTGATGAATGGCAAAAATTATTCAATACTGAAGTCATTAAAAGCCATTGGAAAAATCCGGAGAAAAACATCCCTAATTACAAGATAAAGGATGATTTCTGGAAAAGCAGAAATACAGAGAAGGTTCCTTATAGACGCGGAGCAATTTTCGCTTTCTGGCTGGATAATCAATTGATGCTGAAAACCAATTACCAAAAATCCCTAGATGATCTGATGCGGGAACTCTTGAAAACCTGTACTGAAAAGAAAGTGAAGTTTACAGATGAACTTTTCCTTGATCTTGTTCAGAAATATCTCGAACAGGATATCTCCTATTTCTTTCAAAAACATATTATAAGCGGTCAGGATATTGACCTTACAAAAGAGAAATGGATTGATGGCTTTTCCTTCCTTATCGCTGATGGAATCCCTCAATTGGAAATTGATAAGACTAAGAATTTGAGATATACAATTAAATAA